A single region of the Phycisphaerae bacterium RAS1 genome encodes:
- a CDS encoding Class III cytochrome C family protein: MPYDSRPHAEWKEPAIDAYLFPKWTNGLKHLVLGGIVGGALYAVIVVTFGFAPTALDVGYMPAQPIRYSHALHAGELGMDCRYCHTTVESAAHAAIPATQTCYNCHANIQPNAGDAQKFKLQPLVDSYNTGNPVAWVKVHDLPDYAYFNHSAHINRGVGCVTCHGRVDRMEEVYQFARLSMSWCLDCHREPEKFLRPLDKITDMEWTAGSDAEQLKLGLELKARHGIRSLTDCSTCHR, encoded by the coding sequence GTGCCCTATGATTCCCGCCCACACGCTGAGTGGAAGGAGCCGGCCATCGACGCCTACCTTTTTCCGAAATGGACGAATGGGCTCAAGCACCTGGTGCTGGGCGGCATCGTCGGCGGCGCGCTCTATGCGGTCATCGTCGTGACCTTCGGCTTCGCCCCGACGGCGCTGGACGTCGGCTACATGCCGGCGCAGCCGATCCGCTACAGCCACGCCCTGCACGCCGGCGAACTGGGCATGGATTGCCGCTATTGCCACACCACGGTGGAGTCCGCGGCTCACGCTGCAATCCCTGCCACACAAACGTGTTACAACTGCCACGCCAACATCCAGCCCAACGCCGGCGACGCCCAGAAGTTCAAGCTTCAGCCGCTGGTGGACAGCTACAATACCGGCAATCCGGTCGCGTGGGTCAAGGTCCATGACCTGCCGGACTACGCCTATTTCAACCATAGCGCTCACATCAACCGCGGCGTCGGCTGCGTAACCTGTCACGGCCGGGTCGACCGGATGGAAGAGGTCTATCAGTTCGCCCGGTTGAGCATGTCGTGGTGCCTCGACTGCCACCGTGAGCCGGAGAAGTTCCTCCGCCCGCTCGACAAGATTACAGATATGGAATGGACGGCGGGGTCCGACGCGGAACAGCTCAAGCTCGGGCTGGAATTGAAGGCCCGGCACGGCATCAGGTCTCTAACGGATTGCTCGACATGCCATCGATGA
- the ybhF_1 gene encoding putative ABC transporter ATP-binding protein YbhF: MHELQREIPSDENPPLADAAPPIAIQLDGVSKRYGRKEAVRDLSLSLRAGEVFAFLGPNGAGKTTTMKLTCGLLRPDAGRVAICGVDMTRHSRQAKQHIAYVPDLPFLYDKLTGREFIRFTREMYGVAPAAAERRLDELTQRLDMAGFLDHLAETYSHGMKQRVALAAALIHDPRVLVVDEPMVGLDPRTIRVIKTMFRERATAGGTVFMSTHTLDIAEQMADRIGIINNGRLAALGTMAQLRTQAAIDGRLEDVFLHLTNDAEMT, encoded by the coding sequence GTGCACGAATTGCAGCGCGAAATTCCATCCGACGAAAATCCGCCGCTCGCTGACGCCGCCCCACCCATCGCCATTCAGCTTGACGGCGTCTCCAAGCGCTACGGCCGCAAGGAAGCCGTCCGCGATCTCTCTCTCTCGCTTCGCGCCGGCGAAGTCTTCGCCTTCCTGGGCCCCAACGGCGCCGGCAAGACCACCACCATGAAACTCACGTGCGGCTTGCTCCGCCCGGATGCGGGCCGCGTCGCCATCTGCGGCGTCGACATGACCCGCCACAGCCGCCAGGCCAAGCAGCACATCGCCTACGTTCCCGACCTGCCCTTTCTGTACGACAAGCTCACGGGCCGCGAGTTCATTCGCTTCACGCGCGAGATGTACGGCGTCGCGCCGGCGGCCGCCGAGCGGCGGCTTGACGAGCTGACGCAGCGGCTCGACATGGCCGGCTTCCTCGACCACCTGGCCGAGACCTACAGCCACGGCATGAAGCAGCGTGTCGCGCTGGCAGCGGCGCTCATTCACGATCCGCGCGTGCTGGTGGTGGATGAGCCCATGGTCGGCCTCGACCCGCGCACCATCCGCGTCATCAAGACCATGTTCCGCGAACGGGCCACCGCCGGCGGCACGGTTTTCATGAGTACGCACACGCTCGACATCGCCGAGCAGATGGCCGACCGCATCGGGATCATCAACAACGGCCGGCTGGCGGCGCTGGGCACGATGGCCCAGCTCCGCACGCAGGCCGCGATCGACGGCCGGCTGGAGGACGTTTTTCTGCACCTCACGAATGACGCCGAAATGACGTAG
- the prkC_6 gene encoding Serine/threonine-protein kinase PrkC, with amino-acid sequence MSKKSSPREKPPAEAAFSSGAHALSALGKPCEDVVRELLVPATNQPLFSPAQDSQLQHLAQALNLWTDEQERATVIRHYLAAAAGGRVLDTNTVARWIRAHINDAFAVCDCMNVDPPAEVTIVRMLSRAGSQKIVFLANWNLTQRQVVLKRLSGPPETRAARIQREIQAHPLSWVHDNIIETHFLRNPKDEVFLLEEYLPDVLRDDYPAQGILEGANLFYDICNALTFLHEQAGLVHGDVKPDNIGKRGTTYILLDFGICRPKDDFSIDTTATGSLRTRAPELLTMDAYAAPEKADVWAIGATIFNYFAGRFPLIERSERIPRVSNPTDRSSFEQALADRVRTRWDELVDLSLVPEAMRPPLRRALVRDHEARPTARELTAEIEHELPAYLRKYSESGRFSPIEQLRQLSSHLPGKDTLKLLPPGDLQSLRSLLQTIESARSLPTECNAEITSIRERIG; translated from the coding sequence GTGAGCAAGAAATCGTCACCGCGGGAAAAACCACCAGCCGAAGCAGCCTTCTCATCCGGCGCACATGCACTTTCAGCACTAGGCAAGCCATGCGAGGATGTTGTTCGCGAACTCCTTGTTCCCGCGACCAACCAGCCGTTGTTTTCGCCAGCACAGGATTCGCAACTCCAGCACTTGGCACAGGCTCTTAACTTGTGGACAGATGAACAAGAAAGGGCGACTGTAATTAGGCACTATCTAGCTGCTGCAGCGGGAGGTCGCGTATTAGATACCAACACCGTTGCCCGATGGATTCGCGCGCATATCAATGACGCTTTTGCCGTTTGCGACTGCATGAACGTCGATCCGCCAGCGGAAGTGACGATCGTTCGGATGCTATCCCGCGCCGGGAGTCAAAAGATTGTCTTCCTGGCGAATTGGAATCTGACACAAAGGCAAGTAGTACTAAAGCGACTGTCTGGCCCTCCTGAAACTCGAGCCGCACGCATACAGCGCGAGATTCAGGCACATCCCTTGTCATGGGTACACGACAACATCATTGAAACCCATTTTCTTCGTAATCCGAAAGACGAGGTATTCCTACTCGAGGAGTACCTTCCAGACGTACTTCGTGATGATTATCCAGCACAGGGAATCCTCGAAGGCGCAAATCTGTTTTATGATATTTGCAATGCCTTGACTTTCTTACATGAGCAAGCAGGCTTGGTACATGGCGATGTAAAACCCGACAATATTGGGAAGCGCGGCACGACGTATATTCTCTTGGATTTTGGAATCTGCCGACCGAAAGATGACTTTTCGATTGACACAACGGCAACGGGAAGCCTCCGGACACGCGCGCCAGAATTGTTAACAATGGACGCTTACGCTGCGCCAGAAAAGGCCGACGTATGGGCAATAGGCGCGACGATTTTTAACTATTTTGCTGGACGGTTTCCTCTCATCGAGAGAAGCGAGCGAATTCCTCGTGTAAGCAATCCCACAGATAGATCGTCATTCGAGCAAGCACTGGCTGACCGAGTGCGAACTCGCTGGGACGAACTTGTTGATTTATCGCTTGTGCCTGAGGCAATGCGCCCCCCACTTCGCCGCGCACTTGTGCGAGATCACGAGGCACGTCCCACTGCGAGAGAACTGACGGCTGAGATTGAGCATGAATTACCTGCATACTTGCGCAAGTACAGCGAGTCAGGGCGGTTCTCTCCAATAGAGCAACTTCGACAGCTTTCTTCGCACCTCCCCGGCAAAGATACCCTCAAACTTCTTCCGCCAGGAGATCTTCAGTCGCTTCGGTCGCTTTTGCAGACGATCGAAAGCGCCCGTAGCCTCCCGACAGAGTGCAATGCTGAGATTACTTCGATTAGAGAGCGTATTGGGTGA
- a CDS encoding HD domain protein, with protein MECVVLDVLRTPELQRLRRVRQLGLAHFVFPGAEHSRLVHSLGSAHLAIRFAKQLSAVGEDQYIRALLPGDTAIRDVAVAALCHDLGHGPLSHAFEKEVVGRDFNREAWITTLGISAERELISGAKWHEMVGHALLAWEDGQLHKLLEERERGLSLRIRHLLRGKYHPYYLGSLLRGEVDVDRADFIRRDAHQTGVAYGRYDLDWLISTCGIGVDSSNKLVVGFDERKSIRVVEQFLIARRALYETVYYHKTVHCIEGMVALFLRRLRDVVRAGSDLGNDRFVAPYVAVAAGEAVSQKDLLVLDDFSLWVLIDSVANDQRADDTLRDLGRRIIARDLFKQVSCDDRRLAEFLKRPTWQSEVLEVVQRFCPGPPEYYLVYDPIEIRFFAEDRSEWGHFLDSDRRASPFRDHPSLHAYSPRPEGWARLFTLKEATEDVSKMIAGDWR; from the coding sequence ATGGAGTGCGTAGTCTTGGATGTGCTTCGCACGCCTGAACTACAACGATTGAGACGAGTTAGACAGTTAGGTCTCGCCCATTTCGTCTTCCCTGGAGCCGAGCATTCGCGACTCGTTCACTCACTGGGATCAGCACATCTTGCAATACGATTTGCAAAGCAACTATCTGCTGTTGGGGAGGACCAGTACATCCGGGCATTGCTTCCAGGCGACACGGCGATCCGAGACGTGGCCGTCGCTGCATTGTGCCACGACCTTGGTCATGGTCCACTCTCGCATGCATTTGAAAAGGAAGTCGTTGGAAGAGACTTCAATCGCGAGGCGTGGATAACCACACTAGGTATCTCAGCGGAGCGCGAATTAATATCCGGCGCGAAGTGGCATGAAATGGTTGGACACGCACTTCTCGCATGGGAGGACGGACAGCTACATAAACTCCTTGAGGAACGAGAACGCGGCCTGAGCCTCAGAATTCGCCATCTTCTCCGGGGTAAGTATCACCCCTACTACCTAGGTTCGCTGCTCCGTGGCGAGGTCGATGTCGATCGAGCGGACTTCATTCGAAGAGACGCGCACCAAACGGGTGTCGCCTATGGTCGTTATGATCTCGACTGGCTGATTTCCACATGCGGAATTGGCGTTGACTCTAGCAACAAGTTAGTGGTGGGGTTTGACGAACGCAAGTCAATTCGTGTTGTCGAGCAATTCTTGATCGCCCGGCGTGCGCTGTACGAAACCGTGTACTATCACAAAACAGTACATTGTATTGAAGGAATGGTGGCACTGTTTCTCAGACGGCTCCGTGATGTCGTGCGTGCGGGTAGCGATCTTGGAAATGATCGGTTTGTAGCACCGTATGTGGCGGTCGCCGCTGGCGAGGCAGTGAGCCAAAAGGACTTGTTGGTGCTCGATGATTTTTCTTTGTGGGTGCTCATCGATAGTGTCGCAAACGATCAACGAGCGGACGATACACTTCGCGATCTTGGGCGCCGAATTATCGCTCGCGATTTGTTCAAGCAGGTCTCTTGCGACGATAGACGGTTGGCGGAGTTCCTCAAACGACCGACCTGGCAAAGCGAAGTATTGGAGGTAGTTCAACGTTTTTGTCCAGGGCCTCCCGAATATTACTTGGTTTATGATCCTATCGAAATTCGGTTCTTCGCAGAGGATCGCTCCGAGTGGGGCCATTTTCTTGACAGTGATCGACGGGCCAGCCCCTTTCGGGATCACCCGAGTCTTCATGCATACTCACCTAGACCCGAGGGTTGGGCTCGCCTATTTACGTTAAAAGAGGCGACGGAGGATGTCAGCAAGATGATTGCGGGAGATTGGCGATAG
- a CDS encoding hypothetical protein (SNF2 family N-terminal domain) codes for MTQRYKDAGWEKLGEELKSLLTPAEYGSAKRTTFNAFYTSPVVIAGIHVAIARLGVPDDATILEPGCGIGNFMSRGSSRHRFIGVELDSISGRIARALHPDQDIRIESFRDTKLPEDRIDAVVGNVPFADIKLDYHGQKLALHDYFLAKSVDALKPGGVLAVVTSHFTLDKQNAAIREYLGDKADFVGAIRLPSDAFKREGTAVVTDIVFLRRRAPGEPAHHADPQWLGIAPLAIEGTEVPVNRYFLNHPEMVLGTWTRQDTLYGGEGYSVRGNGDLAAKLKDAVRQLPQFQPAPASRESEQSAATFTPPPPEKHINEGSFFVRDDNAICQLINGQGVPVEYGGKALKANGTFTGRRLAALVGLRDCARRVLQSQNEGWPIEHRDEARRELNHAYDRFSRAYRPINKTGFSESRDGSVIRRRPNLVKFIEDPDAMLVMSLEDYDEVTEKAAKATIMSKDVVGRTPPVTQVSSAEEGLLVSLNQRGRVDLPFIAELYGKPEERVVTELGDLIYHDPESKQWKTADDYLSGNVRSKLSAAEKAGRAYAQNAEALRRVQPEDVLPGDIDANLGAPWIPASDIQAFAAELFHVPPEAVPVSHLEKDAVWSLEAGHAARASVAATSDYGTARANGAWLLELALNMKSPVIYDIIDHGDKEERVVNQNETLAAREKQKLIKERFRAWVFADPERTERLVRVYNDNYNNLRPRLFDGSHLDFPGMNQTIHLRPHQADAIWRGMSSGNTLLAHAVGAGKTYTMAATGMKMKQAGLIKKPMYVVPNHLLEQFSREFMQLYPNARLLVAGKEDLRRDRRKLLTAKIASGEWDGILVTHSSFERIGMSRDYQQKFLVEQIAEYDELLREHAGAKGSNRNIIKQIEKQKAARVERLKDLLAEEKKDDGLVFDELGVDHCFIDEAHFFKNLETPTKMERVAGIQTGGSERAFDVYMKASYLGEQHPGHGVTFATGTPVSNTMVEMYTMQRFLDPAGLKSRGLEHFDAWAATFGEVIDTMEISPDGASLRPRSRFAKFTNLPELQQMFRAFSDVQTADMLNLPRPRLESGKPIVVACPMSAEQHALQDGLVARYERLRTEKVDPREDNALNITTDGRKLALDGRMLSASAPDDPGSKVNRLVENVAATWEKSAATRGAQMIFCDMGVHPTPWGYSAYDDVIEKLVARGVPRAQIAAIGDADSDVKKQALFEKVRNGSVRVLIGSTQKMGTGTNVQQRLVALHHLDAPWKPAEVEQREGRILRQGNSNEEVAVYRYVTEGSFDAYMWQALETKARFIGQVITGHNASRRAEDVGGQELSYAEVKAIASGNPAVLTLAEADAELQRLALLKKNHVDEQYVARRNVRDLPEKIARLNDRLSNLTADQSTVVAHALDPVTLNGREYAKDEAIAVLGAQLDKLPRDVRQEQRAALGVYRGLRFGLVLHRDFPPDVYVEGATTRYERLIRGSHGPRAVLNALERLCNAYGNEIAGVKQDQSIAESQLRDYQARIGKSFTHETYQAELTQLRDRLKTSLAGIPSNASGDESPDPANEPPPSTAELADRVKALKAAHTIDAAPERITTRRIDAEEPVTARIRRQLATDASVTANNEALVTLPSLPTTPRAHSPAMGL; via the coding sequence TTGACGCAGCGATACAAGGACGCCGGCTGGGAGAAGCTCGGCGAGGAATTGAAATCCCTGCTCACCCCCGCCGAGTACGGCAGTGCCAAGCGCACGACGTTCAACGCCTTCTACACGTCGCCCGTTGTCATCGCCGGAATTCACGTGGCCATCGCGCGGCTGGGTGTTCCCGACGATGCCACCATCCTGGAACCGGGATGCGGCATCGGCAATTTCATGAGCCGGGGTAGCAGCCGGCACCGCTTCATCGGCGTCGAACTCGATTCAATCTCCGGCCGGATCGCGCGGGCGCTGCATCCCGATCAGGACATCCGTATTGAGAGCTTCCGCGACACCAAGCTGCCCGAGGACCGCATCGACGCCGTCGTCGGCAACGTGCCCTTCGCCGACATCAAACTCGATTATCACGGGCAGAAGCTGGCGCTGCATGATTACTTCCTCGCCAAGTCGGTCGATGCGCTGAAGCCCGGCGGCGTGCTGGCCGTGGTCACGTCGCATTTCACACTCGACAAGCAGAACGCCGCCATCCGCGAGTATCTCGGCGACAAGGCCGACTTCGTCGGCGCGATTCGACTGCCGTCCGATGCTTTCAAGCGCGAGGGGACGGCCGTCGTCACCGACATCGTGTTCCTGCGCAGACGCGCGCCCGGCGAGCCGGCCCATCATGCCGATCCGCAGTGGCTCGGCATTGCTCCGCTTGCCATCGAAGGGACCGAAGTCCCGGTCAATCGCTACTTCCTCAACCATCCAGAGATGGTGCTGGGCACCTGGACGAGACAGGACACGCTTTACGGCGGGGAAGGCTACAGCGTTCGCGGCAACGGCGATCTCGCGGCCAAGCTCAAGGATGCAGTCCGGCAGTTGCCGCAGTTCCAACCGGCGCCGGCGTCCCGTGAATCCGAGCAATCCGCCGCGACGTTCACGCCGCCGCCGCCCGAAAAGCACATCAACGAGGGGAGTTTCTTCGTCCGGGACGACAACGCCATTTGCCAGCTGATAAACGGCCAGGGCGTCCCCGTCGAATACGGCGGCAAGGCGCTGAAGGCCAACGGGACGTTCACTGGCCGAAGGCTCGCGGCATTGGTCGGCCTGCGCGACTGCGCCCGCCGCGTGCTGCAATCACAGAACGAAGGCTGGCCGATAGAGCATCGAGACGAAGCACGGCGCGAACTCAATCATGCCTACGACCGATTCAGCCGTGCCTACCGCCCGATCAACAAGACCGGCTTCAGCGAGAGCCGTGACGGCAGCGTCATCCGCCGCCGGCCCAACCTCGTCAAATTCATCGAAGATCCTGACGCCATGCTGGTGATGTCGCTCGAAGACTACGACGAGGTTACAGAAAAGGCCGCGAAAGCCACCATCATGAGCAAGGACGTGGTGGGCAGAACCCCGCCCGTCACGCAGGTCAGCAGCGCCGAGGAAGGGTTGCTGGTATCGCTCAATCAGCGGGGAAGGGTGGACCTGCCTTTCATCGCCGAGCTGTACGGCAAGCCGGAGGAGCGTGTCGTCACCGAACTGGGCGACCTGATCTATCACGATCCGGAGTCGAAGCAGTGGAAGACCGCCGACGATTACCTATCTGGCAACGTTCGCTCAAAGCTATCGGCTGCGGAGAAGGCGGGACGGGCATACGCGCAGAACGCCGAGGCGCTGCGGCGCGTGCAGCCCGAAGACGTGCTGCCCGGCGACATCGACGCCAATCTCGGCGCGCCGTGGATTCCGGCGAGCGACATCCAGGCGTTCGCGGCCGAGTTGTTTCATGTTCCGCCGGAAGCCGTACCCGTTTCGCATCTTGAAAAAGACGCGGTGTGGAGTCTCGAAGCCGGCCACGCCGCGCGGGCGTCGGTCGCTGCAACCTCTGATTACGGCACCGCCCGCGCCAACGGCGCGTGGCTGCTGGAACTTGCCTTGAATATGAAATCGCCGGTGATCTACGACATCATCGACCACGGCGACAAGGAGGAGCGTGTCGTCAACCAGAATGAGACGCTGGCTGCCCGAGAGAAGCAGAAGCTCATCAAGGAGCGTTTCCGCGCCTGGGTATTCGCCGATCCGGAGCGGACGGAACGCCTCGTGCGAGTCTATAACGACAATTACAACAATCTTCGGCCGCGCCTGTTCGACGGCTCGCACCTCGACTTCCCCGGCATGAACCAGACGATCCACCTGCGGCCGCACCAGGCCGACGCGATATGGCGGGGGATGAGTTCCGGTAACACGCTGCTGGCGCACGCCGTCGGCGCGGGCAAGACCTACACGATGGCCGCGACCGGCATGAAGATGAAGCAGGCCGGTCTCATCAAGAAGCCGATGTACGTCGTGCCCAATCACCTGCTGGAGCAATTCTCCCGCGAGTTCATGCAGCTTTATCCCAACGCCAGGCTGCTGGTCGCCGGCAAGGAGGACCTGCGCCGCGACCGCCGCAAGCTGCTGACCGCCAAAATCGCCAGCGGTGAATGGGACGGAATTCTCGTGACGCATTCCTCGTTCGAGCGAATAGGCATGTCGCGGGATTATCAGCAGAAATTCCTTGTCGAGCAGATCGCCGAGTACGACGAGCTGCTGCGCGAGCACGCCGGCGCCAAGGGATCGAACCGGAACATCATCAAGCAGATCGAGAAGCAGAAGGCGGCCCGCGTCGAACGCTTGAAGGATCTGCTCGCTGAGGAAAAGAAGGACGACGGTCTCGTGTTCGATGAACTCGGCGTCGATCATTGCTTCATCGACGAGGCCCATTTCTTCAAGAACCTGGAGACGCCGACCAAGATGGAGCGCGTCGCCGGCATCCAGACCGGCGGCAGCGAACGCGCCTTCGACGTGTACATGAAGGCGAGCTATCTCGGCGAACAGCACCCCGGCCACGGCGTCACCTTTGCCACCGGCACGCCGGTATCGAACACGATGGTCGAGATGTACACGATGCAGCGCTTCCTTGACCCGGCGGGGCTCAAGAGCCGGGGACTGGAACACTTTGACGCCTGGGCGGCCACGTTCGGCGAAGTAATCGACACAATGGAAATCTCGCCGGACGGCGCATCACTGCGGCCGCGAAGCCGGTTCGCCAAGTTCACCAACCTCCCGGAATTGCAGCAGATGTTCCGTGCTTTCTCCGACGTGCAAACGGCCGACATGCTCAACCTGCCGCGGCCGCGGCTGGAAAGCGGCAAACCGATCGTCGTCGCCTGTCCCATGTCGGCCGAGCAGCACGCCCTTCAGGACGGACTCGTCGCGCGTTACGAGCGGCTGCGGACGGAGAAGGTGGACCCGCGCGAGGACAACGCACTCAACATCACGACCGACGGCCGCAAGCTGGCGCTCGACGGACGGATGCTCTCCGCCTCCGCTCCCGACGATCCCGGCTCAAAGGTCAACCGCCTGGTGGAGAACGTCGCCGCTACATGGGAGAAGTCCGCCGCCACGCGCGGCGCGCAGATGATCTTCTGCGACATGGGTGTTCATCCGACCCCGTGGGGATACTCGGCCTACGACGACGTAATCGAGAAGTTGGTTGCCCGCGGCGTCCCTCGCGCGCAGATCGCCGCCATTGGCGACGCCGACTCCGACGTGAAGAAACAGGCCCTCTTCGAGAAAGTCCGCAACGGCTCAGTGCGCGTGCTGATCGGCAGCACGCAGAAGATGGGCACGGGCACAAATGTGCAGCAGCGGCTCGTGGCTCTGCATCATCTTGATGCCCCGTGGAAACCGGCTGAGGTCGAGCAGCGCGAGGGACGCATCCTCCGCCAGGGCAACTCCAACGAGGAAGTCGCTGTCTATCGTTACGTCACCGAAGGCTCCTTCGACGCCTACATGTGGCAGGCCCTTGAAACGAAGGCCCGATTCATCGGCCAGGTCATCACGGGCCACAATGCCTCCCGCCGCGCCGAGGATGTCGGCGGTCAGGAATTGTCCTACGCCGAGGTCAAGGCCATTGCCTCAGGCAATCCAGCCGTGCTGACGCTTGCCGAAGCCGACGCCGAATTGCAGCGGCTGGCATTGCTCAAGAAGAACCACGTCGATGAGCAGTACGTCGCCCGCCGCAACGTGCGGGACTTGCCCGAGAAAATCGCCCGGCTCAACGACCGCCTGTCGAATCTCACCGCCGATCAATCGACCGTCGTCGCGCACGCCCTTGACCCGGTCACGCTCAACGGTCGCGAGTATGCAAAGGACGAAGCCATCGCGGTGCTAGGCGCTCAACTAGACAAGCTGCCGCGCGACGTGCGGCAGGAGCAGCGCGCCGCGCTCGGCGTGTATCGCGGCCTGCGCTTCGGTCTCGTGCTGCATCGAGATTTCCCGCCCGACGTGTACGTCGAGGGCGCGACGACGCGCTACGAGCGGCTGATTCGCGGCAGCCACGGCCCGCGCGCCGTGCTCAACGCCCTGGAGCGGTTGTGCAACGCCTACGGCAACGAGATTGCCGGGGTGAAGCAGGACCAATCCATCGCCGAGTCGCAACTCCGCGACTACCAGGCCCGCATCGGCAAGTCGTTCACGCACGAAACTTACCAGGCCGAACTGACGCAACTTCGTGATCGGCTCAAGACAAGCCTCGCCGGCATTCCGTCGAACGCCAGCGGCGACGAATCACCCGATCCCGCCAACGAACCGCCTCCTTCGACCGCCGAACTGGCCGACCGTGTCAAGGCGCTGAAGGCCGCGCACACCATTGACGCCGCCCCCGAACGCATCACCACCCGCCGAATCGACGCCGAGGAACCTGTCACGGCCCGCATTCGTCGCCAGCTAGCAACGGATGCATCCGTGACGGCCAACAATGAAGCACTTGTCACCCTACCGAGCTTGCCAACAACACCTAGGGCACATTCCCCCGCGATGGGATTGTGA
- a CDS encoding MinD/ParA/CobQ/CobA-like protein: MIIVVANSKGGVGKSTLAVHLAAWLHEQGHKVTLADCDTQQSSSEWIREAIPEIKAVRLDNSDIILNELPILAQDADYVVADGPGSQTETSRALLLRGDLAIVPCKASMLEVRALAKATEVLRQAQDIRGGIPKAIIVLSMVGKNYRLTQDMKDAAAALSLPMASTAMSLRQIYADAPGQGSTVWNLGSRAREAALEAEAIFREILPDAVAPAEERQAVKG, translated from the coding sequence ATGATTATCGTCGTGGCGAACTCCAAGGGCGGCGTCGGAAAGTCAACGCTGGCCGTCCACCTGGCCGCGTGGCTCCATGAGCAGGGCCACAAGGTGACGCTCGCCGACTGCGACACACAGCAGTCATCCTCCGAATGGATACGCGAGGCGATACCGGAGATCAAAGCCGTCCGCCTCGATAACTCCGACATCATCTTGAATGAACTGCCGATTCTCGCCCAAGACGCCGACTACGTCGTCGCCGACGGACCGGGCAGCCAGACCGAAACGAGCCGCGCGCTGCTCTTGCGCGGCGATCTTGCCATTGTTCCCTGCAAAGCCAGCATGTTAGAGGTCCGGGCGCTTGCCAAGGCAACAGAGGTTTTGCGGCAGGCCCAGGACATCCGCGGCGGGATTCCGAAGGCCATTATCGTCCTCAGCATGGTCGGAAAGAATTACCGGCTGACCCAGGACATGAAGGACGCGGCGGCGGCGCTGTCGCTGCCGATGGCGTCAACCGCGATGAGTCTGCGGCAGATTTACGCCGACGCGCCGGGGCAGGGGTCCACCGTCTGGAATCTCGGCTCCCGCGCACGCGAGGCGGCACTAGAAGCTGAAGCGATCTTCCGCGAGATTCTGCCGGACGCCGTCGCGCCGGCCGAAGAACGCCAGGCCGTGAAAGGGTAG
- the dpnA_1 gene encoding Modification methylase DpnIIB, whose amino-acid sequence MTRAAVNPFFRARRTLSAPAAPVEKVVIGNATLYRADCFDVLPSLSEIGAVITDPPYGIGFAYRTYDDAPEKYDAMMARLVPQLVRVTNDGPCFVWQSPLKAERWHKYFPSGYRIVAACKVYPQRSGRTPCLSWDPVIFWSGRTLLRDHLPRDWHMDDLRPWDGYRGDNPVPCPRPLSQVRYFCDLHHVDSILDPFLGSGTTGVAAIQTGKRFVGIERDPVYFEYACRRIEAAPKTP is encoded by the coding sequence ATGACCCGCGCCGCTGTCAATCCGTTCTTCCGCGCGCGGCGCACGCTCTCCGCTCCCGCTGCGCCTGTCGAGAAGGTCGTCATCGGCAACGCCACGCTCTACCGTGCCGATTGTTTCGACGTGCTACCAAGCCTTTCCGAAATCGGCGCGGTCATTACCGATCCGCCGTACGGCATCGGCTTTGCCTACCGCACCTACGACGATGCCCCCGAAAAGTACGACGCGATGATGGCCCGGCTTGTGCCGCAGCTCGTCCGTGTGACAAACGACGGCCCATGCTTCGTCTGGCAAAGCCCGCTCAAGGCCGAGCGCTGGCACAAGTATTTCCCCAGTGGCTATCGCATCGTCGCGGCCTGCAAGGTGTACCCGCAGCGAAGCGGCAGGACGCCCTGCCTCAGCTGGGACCCGGTCATCTTCTGGAGCGGACGCACGCTGTTGCGCGACCACCTGCCGCGCGACTGGCACATGGATGACCTTCGGCCCTGGGACGGCTATCGCGGCGACAACCCCGTGCCCTGCCCTCGCCCGCTGTCGCAGGTGCGCTACTTCTGCGACTTGCATCATGTGGACAGCATTTTAGACCCGTTTCTTGGGAGCGGGACGACCGGCGTCGCCGCCATACAGACCGGCAAGCGCTTTGTCGGCATCGAGCGCGACCCGGTCTATTTCGAGTACGCCTGCCGGCGCATCGAAGCCGCACCAAAGACGCCGTAA